A section of the Streptomyces sp. Je 1-369 genome encodes:
- a CDS encoding sugar kinase: MNTVPDTLATPTAPDVPDVPDVPDVLTLGETMVALRGSGPLKLGGTMAVSVAGAESNVAIGLSRLGHAVRWAGAVGDDEAGELVLRTLRAEGVDVAAATRDASAPTGLLLFEPRLPDVTRVHYYRAGSAGSRLTPAAADAAFAAGPPRVLHLTGITPALGPSAAEACRRALHLAREHGTQVCLDVNFRSRLWSSDEAAKELRGWLPYVDVLIASDDELPLCLPSRPSSSGTEPEKSLLAEGIRELVVKLGARGATVHTADDTLHSPARQVHAVDAVGAGDAFVAGYLSALLDGADVTTRLDRAIITGAFAVTSRGDWEGAPTRSELGLLSAGPGTVVR, encoded by the coding sequence ATGAACACCGTCCCCGACACCCTTGCCACCCCCACCGCCCCGGACGTCCCGGACGTCCCGGACGTCCCGGACGTCCTCACCCTCGGCGAGACCATGGTCGCCCTGCGCGGCAGCGGACCCCTCAAGCTGGGCGGGACCATGGCAGTCTCCGTCGCCGGGGCCGAGAGCAATGTCGCCATCGGCCTGTCGCGCCTCGGCCACGCCGTCCGCTGGGCGGGGGCGGTCGGCGACGACGAGGCCGGCGAGCTGGTGCTGCGCACGCTGCGCGCGGAGGGCGTCGACGTCGCCGCCGCCACGCGGGATGCGTCGGCGCCGACGGGTCTGCTGCTCTTCGAGCCGCGACTGCCCGATGTGACCCGCGTGCACTACTACCGCGCGGGCTCGGCCGGTTCGCGGCTGACTCCCGCCGCGGCGGACGCGGCGTTCGCGGCGGGGCCGCCACGCGTCCTCCACCTCACCGGCATCACCCCGGCCCTCGGCCCGTCGGCGGCGGAAGCCTGCCGACGCGCCCTTCACCTCGCCCGTGAGCACGGTACGCAGGTCTGCCTGGACGTCAACTTCCGCTCGCGCCTGTGGAGTTCGGACGAGGCGGCGAAGGAGCTGCGCGGGTGGCTCCCGTACGTCGACGTACTCATCGCCTCCGACGACGAACTCCCCCTGTGCCTCCCGTCCCGGCCCTCGTCCTCGGGGACCGAGCCGGAAAAGTCCCTCCTGGCCGAGGGAATCCGCGAACTCGTGGTCAAGCTCGGCGCCCGGGGAGCCACCGTCCACACCGCCGACGACACGCTGCACTCCCCCGCACGGCAGGTCCACGCGGTGGACGCGGTGGGCGCGGGCGACGCGTTCGTGGCCGGCTACTTGTCGGCGCTGCTCGACGGCGCGGACGTCACGACGCGCCTGGACCGCGCCATCATCACGGGCGCGTTCGCGGTGACCTCCCGGGGCGACTGGGAGGGAGCCCCCACAAGATCGGAGCTGGGCCTGCTGTCGGCGGGGCCGGGGACGGTGGTCCGCTAG
- a CDS encoding bifunctional 4-hydroxy-2-oxoglutarate aldolase/2-dehydro-3-deoxy-phosphogluconate aldolase gives MLDSPPAFPAALRARRLVAIVRGSDPDASFRTVMTLVESGVPLVEVSLSGADALGVLRRARAELGAGAWLGAGTVLSADDARRAADAGANLIVTPGLGAGVDEAVRLGLPVLGGVLTPTDVIAARAANVTALKIFPASAMGGPTYLKALRAPFPDVPFVPVGGVDAVAAEAYLELGAVAVGVGSPLIGDAADGGDLDALRARAAEFVRVAEKATPR, from the coding sequence ATGCTCGACTCTCCCCCGGCCTTCCCCGCGGCTCTCCGGGCGCGGCGCCTCGTCGCCATCGTGCGCGGCTCCGACCCCGACGCCTCTTTCCGTACGGTCATGACGCTCGTGGAGTCCGGCGTCCCCCTCGTCGAGGTCTCCCTCAGCGGCGCCGACGCGCTCGGCGTGCTGCGGCGGGCGCGGGCCGAGCTGGGCGCGGGCGCGTGGCTCGGCGCGGGGACGGTGCTCAGCGCCGACGACGCCCGCCGGGCCGCCGACGCGGGCGCCAACCTCATCGTGACGCCCGGCCTCGGCGCGGGAGTCGACGAGGCCGTCCGCCTGGGCCTCCCAGTGCTCGGCGGCGTCCTGACGCCCACCGACGTCATCGCGGCCCGGGCGGCGAACGTGACGGCGCTGAAGATCTTCCCCGCGTCGGCGATGGGCGGCCCCACCTATCTCAAGGCGTTGCGCGCCCCGTTCCCCGACGTCCCGTTCGTGCCGGTCGGCGGCGTAGACGCGGTGGCCGCGGAGGCGTACCTGGAGCTCGGAGCGGTCGCGGTGGGCGTCGGCTCACCGCTGATCGGCGATGCGGCGGACGGCGGCGACCTGGACGCGTTGCGCGCGCGGGCGGCGGAGTTCGTGCGGGTGGCGGAGAAGGCGACGCCCCGATGA
- a CDS encoding FmdB family zinc ribbon protein, producing the protein MPRYEYRCRSCGDTFELSRPMAESGAPASCPAGHEDTVKLLSTVAVGGSASSSSAPSPAAGGGGCCGGGCCG; encoded by the coding sequence ATGCCTCGTTATGAGTACCGGTGCCGGTCCTGTGGTGACACGTTCGAGCTGTCGCGCCCGATGGCGGAGTCGGGGGCGCCGGCGTCGTGCCCCGCGGGGCACGAGGACACGGTGAAGCTGTTGTCCACGGTGGCGGTGGGGGGTTCCGCGTCGTCCTCGTCCGCGCCCTCGCCTGCGGCGGGCGGAGGCGGATGCTGTGGGGGCGGTTGCTGCGGCTGA
- a CDS encoding DUF4097 family beta strand repeat-containing protein yields the protein MTVVRVARVVRTHRPRAARATRALAAVGGTVAVVLLVGACGADADDDTEPEHRTFALAGKTLTVEASDTSLELVPAGRGAKGVRVTRWFDGETMLGGDPKVTWEMDGDRLKLDMSCSGVIANCSAKHRVEVPRGVAVNVESKDGRVTAGGFRDAMKVRTWDGSVTVKDAGAALDLHSSDGSITVDGAEGDLDLRSSDGAITARDVTSRRVGVDAKDGSVRLELASVPDRVETRSKDGSVDIAVPGSKDGERVRYDVRTETSDSAVDVSVPKDDSSPHHVSVHSTDGKVTVRSAN from the coding sequence ATGACCGTCGTCCGCGTCGCCCGCGTCGTCCGCACCCACCGTCCACGCGCAGCCCGCGCCACCCGCGCCCTCGCCGCCGTCGGCGGAACCGTGGCCGTTGTCCTGCTCGTCGGCGCGTGCGGGGCGGATGCCGACGACGACACCGAGCCGGAGCACCGGACGTTCGCCCTGGCGGGGAAGACACTGACCGTCGAGGCGAGCGACACCTCGCTCGAACTGGTCCCGGCGGGCCGGGGCGCCAAGGGCGTGCGGGTGACCCGGTGGTTCGACGGGGAGACCATGCTCGGCGGCGACCCCAAGGTGACGTGGGAGATGGACGGGGACCGACTCAAGCTGGACATGTCGTGCTCCGGAGTCATCGCCAACTGCTCCGCCAAGCACCGCGTGGAGGTGCCCCGCGGAGTCGCCGTGAACGTCGAGAGCAAGGACGGCCGGGTCACGGCCGGCGGGTTCCGGGATGCGATGAAGGTGCGTACGTGGGACGGCTCCGTCACCGTCAAGGACGCCGGCGCCGCGCTCGACCTGCACAGCTCCGATGGTTCGATCACCGTCGACGGAGCCGAGGGCGACCTCGACCTGCGCAGTTCCGATGGGGCCATCACCGCGCGGGACGTGACATCCCGGCGCGTGGGCGTCGACGCCAAGGACGGGTCCGTACGACTTGAGCTGGCCTCCGTGCCCGACCGTGTCGAGACGCGGAGCAAGGACGGGTCCGTCGACATCGCGGTGCCGGGCTCGAAGGACGGCGAGCGCGTCCGGTACGACGTGCGGACCGAGACCTCCGACAGCGCCGTCGACGTGTCGGTGCCCAAGGACGACAGCAGCCCCCACCACGTCTCCGTCCACAGCACCGACGGCAAAGTCACCGTGCGCAGCGCGAACTAA
- a CDS encoding phosphoribosyltransferase — translation MTHISENAVPDTSVWSGTWVAERLGVGLDGDEADALRGMLGLALRRNPKRAHLLVSNVLGKHVPQLPSVVYAAGCDLGVRVRHLLGDEAAGRAVVLGYAETATGLGHAVADGVALAPYLHSTRRPVDGVERAGGFEESHSHATSHLLLPEDPRLLAGEGPLVLVDDEFSTGNTVLNTVRALHERYPRERYVIVALVDMRSPEDQGRLADFAREIGARVDLVAAASGTVRLPDGVLEKGQALVAEYEGHEGAAALPVPQPRGERGPVDRVDLGWPAGVPDGGRHGFTPAHRAALDAALPGMAARIAEALPDSARRGPGRVLVLGFEELMYAPLALGVELERRTGAEVRFSTTTRSPVLAVDDPGYAIRTRLAFPAHDEPADGPGTRYAYNVAGAGFDAIVAVVDSVADTPELHADGGLLAQLSAHTGRVLLAVVPSYVPEYVPEHVPERSRMLPEPLRGPAFSSYAPEDVGWLLQDLSDVTLEAPTEEREEAIQSGGAHYAESLPVEYQPSERYQDLFRAALDTSAARIAQAVGTVTETVLTERSPRPVLVSLARAGTPVGVLMRRWAAHRHGLDLPHYAVSIVRGRGIDANALRWLAAHHDPADVVFVDGWTGKGAITRELADAVREFEESGGPVGFVPEIAVLADPGSCVRTYGTREDFLIPSACLNSTVSGLVSRTVLRADLVGPDDFHGGKFYRELADADVSNHFVDAIAARFDEVTGAVDVRVKELLSADRAPTWEGWAAVERISEEYGIHDVNLVKPGVGETTRVLLRRVPWKILARKGAGADLDHVRLLAEQRGVPVEEVDELPYTCVGLIHPQYTRGATGADGKAVVSR, via the coding sequence ATGACGCACATATCTGAGAACGCGGTGCCGGACACGTCGGTGTGGTCGGGGACCTGGGTCGCCGAGCGGCTCGGGGTCGGCCTCGACGGCGACGAGGCGGACGCGCTGCGCGGCATGCTCGGCCTCGCCCTGCGCCGCAACCCCAAGCGGGCCCACCTCCTGGTGTCGAACGTCCTGGGCAAGCACGTCCCGCAGCTCCCTTCGGTCGTGTACGCGGCCGGGTGCGACCTCGGCGTCCGGGTCCGGCACCTCCTCGGCGACGAGGCGGCCGGCCGCGCCGTCGTCCTCGGCTACGCGGAGACCGCGACGGGCCTCGGTCACGCCGTCGCCGACGGCGTCGCCCTCGCCCCCTACCTGCACTCCACCCGGCGCCCCGTGGACGGCGTCGAGCGCGCGGGCGGCTTCGAGGAGTCCCACTCGCACGCCACCTCGCACCTGCTGCTCCCCGAGGACCCCCGGCTGCTCGCCGGGGAAGGGCCGCTCGTCCTCGTCGACGACGAGTTCTCCACCGGCAACACCGTCCTGAACACCGTCCGCGCCCTCCACGAGCGCTACCCGCGCGAGCGGTACGTCATCGTGGCGCTCGTCGACATGCGCTCCCCCGAGGACCAGGGGCGGCTCGCCGACTTCGCCCGCGAGATCGGCGCGCGCGTCGACCTGGTCGCGGCCGCGTCCGGCACGGTGCGGCTGCCCGACGGAGTCCTGGAGAAGGGGCAGGCGCTGGTCGCCGAGTACGAGGGTCACGAGGGTGCTGCCGCTCTGCCCGTCCCCCAGCCGCGGGGGGAGCGCGGTCCGGTCGACCGCGTCGACCTCGGCTGGCCCGCGGGCGTCCCCGACGGCGGACGGCACGGCTTCACGCCCGCGCACCGGGCGGCCCTCGACGCGGCCCTGCCGGGCATGGCGGCCCGGATCGCGGAGGCCCTGCCCGACAGCGCCCGCCGCGGCCCCGGCCGCGTGCTCGTCCTCGGCTTCGAAGAGCTCATGTACGCCCCACTGGCGCTCGGCGTCGAACTGGAACGGCGTACCGGCGCGGAGGTGCGGTTCTCCACCACGACCCGCTCGCCCGTCCTCGCCGTGGACGACCCCGGCTACGCGATCCGCACCCGCCTCGCCTTCCCCGCGCACGACGAGCCCGCCGACGGGCCCGGCACGCGGTATGCCTACAACGTCGCGGGCGCGGGCTTCGACGCGATCGTCGCCGTCGTGGACTCGGTCGCCGACACGCCCGAACTGCACGCCGACGGGGGGCTGTTGGCGCAGCTGTCCGCACACACCGGACGCGTCCTGCTGGCCGTGGTCCCGTCGTACGTACCCGAGTACGTCCCTGAGCACGTCCCTGAAAGGTCCCGCATGCTTCCCGAGCCGCTCCGTGGCCCCGCCTTCTCCTCGTACGCGCCCGAAGACGTCGGCTGGCTGCTCCAGGACCTCTCGGACGTGACGCTCGAAGCGCCCACGGAGGAACGCGAGGAGGCGATACAGAGCGGTGGCGCGCACTATGCCGAGTCGCTGCCCGTCGAGTACCAGCCGAGCGAGCGCTACCAGGACCTGTTCCGCGCCGCCCTCGACACCTCCGCCGCCCGTATCGCACAGGCCGTCGGAACCGTCACCGAGACCGTGCTCACCGAGCGGTCCCCGCGCCCGGTCCTGGTCTCCCTGGCCCGCGCGGGCACCCCCGTCGGCGTCCTGATGCGCCGCTGGGCCGCCCACCGGCACGGCCTCGACCTGCCGCACTACGCCGTCTCGATCGTCCGAGGCCGCGGCATCGACGCCAACGCCCTGCGCTGGCTCGCCGCCCACCACGACCCGGCCGACGTCGTCTTCGTCGACGGCTGGACCGGCAAGGGCGCGATCACCCGCGAACTGGCCGACGCGGTACGGGAGTTCGAGGAGTCGGGCGGCCCCGTCGGCTTCGTACCCGAGATCGCCGTGCTCGCCGACCCCGGCTCGTGCGTCCGCACCTACGGCACCCGCGAGGACTTCCTCATCCCCTCCGCCTGCCTCAACTCCACGGTGTCCGGGCTGGTCTCGCGTACGGTGCTCCGCGCCGACCTCGTCGGCCCCGACGACTTCCACGGCGGCAAGTTCTACCGCGAACTCGCCGACGCCGACGTGTCCAACCACTTCGTCGACGCGATCGCCGCGCGCTTCGACGAGGTCACCGGGGCGGTGGACGTACGCGTCAAGGAACTGCTCTCGGCCGACCGCGCGCCGACCTGGGAGGGCTGGGCCGCCGTCGAGCGGATCAGCGAGGAGTACGGCATCCACGACGTCAACCTCGTCAAGCCCGGCGTCGGCGAGACGACGCGCGTGCTGCTGCGCCGCGTCCCCTGGAAGATCCTGGCCCGCAAGGGCGCGGGCGCGGACCTCGACCACGTACGTCTGCTCGCCGAGCAGCGAGGCGTGCCGGTGGAAGAGGTCGACGAACTCCCGTACACCTGCGTCGGGTTGATCCACCCCCAGTACACGCGCGGCGCGACGGGCGCGGACGGCAAGGCGGTGGTGTCCCGATGA
- a CDS encoding helix-turn-helix domain-containing protein, giving the protein MPAFGDHVGRRIATTRKTKHMRQIDLARKAFLSLATIKGIERGARHPSDSALEAIAAALGVDPTRLLASFTGTERRVHGALPGISASIAGYDVPLDPPRRSLDELHTAASDAVTWRLGAQYGQIAQHAPALLSDALAAFHTAPDRRAAARLVVGAARSADAVAYKYGARDLSARLIDLMRWAAPHTEDPLLTASVAYVRTEIFFIARAHEAGVKALEAAVDAAPAPTDPEASAARGTLHMRAAVIAGRAGDADAADEHLREARQLSEDVPEGTYLGTAFGPESVRVHEVSVAVSLGSDHIHRAFSIAREWAPSDDLPAERRSGFWIELARAQLWGNRFDDAFESLKVARLIAPQHTREHPWARDTAATLRRLKRADAESLDNFVGWLGAT; this is encoded by the coding sequence ATGCCCGCATTTGGTGATCATGTGGGGCGGCGGATCGCCACCACCCGTAAGACGAAGCACATGCGGCAAATCGATCTGGCCCGTAAGGCGTTCCTGTCCCTGGCCACGATCAAAGGGATCGAGCGGGGCGCGCGTCATCCGAGTGACTCCGCTCTCGAAGCGATCGCTGCGGCGCTCGGCGTCGACCCGACTCGGCTCTTGGCCTCCTTCACCGGTACCGAGCGCCGCGTGCATGGCGCCCTGCCGGGGATCTCGGCGAGTATCGCTGGCTACGACGTCCCCCTTGATCCGCCCCGTCGCAGCCTCGACGAGTTGCACACCGCAGCAAGCGACGCCGTCACCTGGCGGCTCGGCGCCCAATACGGCCAGATCGCGCAGCACGCCCCGGCTCTCCTAAGTGACGCGCTCGCCGCCTTCCACACCGCACCGGACCGGCGGGCCGCGGCCCGACTCGTGGTCGGCGCCGCCCGCTCCGCCGATGCGGTCGCATACAAGTACGGCGCCCGCGACCTCTCGGCGCGCCTCATCGACCTGATGCGGTGGGCCGCCCCTCATACCGAAGACCCGCTCCTGACCGCGTCGGTGGCGTACGTACGAACCGAGATCTTCTTCATCGCGCGCGCCCATGAAGCAGGCGTCAAAGCCCTGGAAGCGGCCGTCGACGCAGCACCTGCCCCGACCGACCCTGAGGCCTCGGCAGCACGGGGCACCCTGCACATGCGAGCCGCCGTCATCGCTGGCAGGGCCGGAGACGCAGACGCTGCGGATGAACACCTGCGAGAAGCACGTCAACTGAGCGAGGACGTACCGGAAGGCACGTACCTGGGGACAGCATTCGGGCCGGAATCGGTACGGGTGCATGAGGTGTCGGTGGCCGTGAGCCTTGGCAGCGACCACATCCACCGCGCCTTCTCCATCGCCCGGGAGTGGGCTCCGTCCGATGATCTGCCGGCCGAACGACGCTCGGGATTCTGGATCGAGTTGGCGCGCGCCCAACTCTGGGGCAACAGGTTCGACGACGCCTTTGAGTCTCTGAAGGTGGCCCGGCTTATCGCTCCCCAGCACACGCGCGAGCACCCGTGGGCCCGCGACACAGCGGCTACCCTGCGTCGGCTGAAACGGGCGGACGCAGAGTCACTCGACAACTTCGTGGGGTGGCTCGGCGCCACCTGA
- a CDS encoding DUF6415 family natural product biosynthesis protein, whose product MTDDAVELGRQDAKCLGAVVSWYPRACRDCAAGGYVDHLLSAAFSACRDLPPPEQLLDLYLRLRHEVRRRLPTVEQAAATAGQGTMSYHAHQRIVDAATDVLLDTVGDDNPSPLVLAMRCSELGRRLRDLIPYQPCAQ is encoded by the coding sequence TTGACCGACGACGCCGTCGAACTCGGCCGCCAGGACGCAAAGTGCCTCGGCGCGGTCGTGAGCTGGTACCCCCGCGCCTGCCGCGACTGTGCAGCTGGCGGATACGTCGACCACCTCCTCAGCGCGGCGTTCTCCGCCTGCCGGGACCTGCCGCCCCCGGAGCAGTTGCTCGACCTGTACCTCCGCCTGCGGCACGAGGTACGCCGACGCCTCCCGACCGTCGAGCAGGCTGCCGCCACCGCCGGTCAGGGCACGATGAGCTACCACGCACACCAGCGGATCGTGGATGCCGCCACCGACGTGCTACTCGACACGGTGGGTGACGACAATCCCAGCCCCCTCGTGCTGGCCATGCGCTGCTCGGAGCTCGGCCGCCGCCTGCGCGACCTCATTCCCTACCAGCCATGTGCGCAGTGA
- a CDS encoding DUF397 domain-containing protein — MGTLTNGRTTIPFDNWSAPHLDWRKAGRTDLDPILKDCVILAAAPDAKGHPHHSIPDGTRMVAISDDKDQESPVLYMSRLEISKFFDGVIAGEFDEFRASESELEAAAATT; from the coding sequence ATGGGCACGCTCACCAACGGCAGGACCACGATCCCCTTCGACAACTGGTCTGCGCCCCACCTCGACTGGCGTAAGGCGGGCCGGACCGACCTCGACCCGATCCTGAAGGACTGCGTGATCCTCGCCGCGGCCCCGGACGCCAAGGGCCATCCGCACCACAGCATCCCGGACGGGACGCGCATGGTCGCGATCAGCGACGACAAGGACCAGGAGTCGCCAGTGCTGTACATGAGCCGACTCGAGATCAGTAAGTTCTTCGACGGGGTGATCGCGGGTGAGTTCGACGAGTTCCGGGCGAGCGAGAGCGAGCTCGAAGCAGCTGCCGCCACAACCTGA
- a CDS encoding HAD family hydrolase, whose product MIRTIAFDVGETLVRDDRYWASWADWLRVPRHTVSALVGAVVAQGKDNAEALRLLRPTIDIASAYQAREEAGRGEYLDETDVYEDVRPALAALRDQGARVIIAGNQTVRAGELLRGLDLPADLIATSGEWGVAKPAPAFFERLVTEAGVPAAEVLYVGDHPQNDTLPAHTAGLRTAHLRRGPWGHLWADDPRVIEAADYRVDSLTDLTAALTR is encoded by the coding sequence ATGATCCGTACCATCGCATTCGACGTAGGCGAAACCCTCGTCCGTGACGACCGCTACTGGGCATCGTGGGCCGACTGGCTCCGCGTACCGCGCCACACCGTGTCAGCACTCGTCGGCGCCGTGGTCGCCCAAGGAAAGGACAACGCCGAGGCGCTCCGCCTCCTCCGCCCCACCATCGACATCGCCTCGGCGTATCAGGCCCGAGAGGAAGCGGGGCGGGGCGAATACCTCGACGAGACGGACGTGTACGAGGACGTCCGCCCCGCCCTCGCAGCGCTGCGCGACCAAGGCGCCCGCGTCATCATCGCGGGCAACCAGACCGTGCGCGCCGGTGAGCTGCTGCGTGGCCTCGACCTGCCCGCCGACCTGATCGCGACGTCCGGGGAGTGGGGTGTCGCCAAGCCCGCTCCCGCGTTCTTCGAGCGGCTCGTCACAGAGGCTGGCGTCCCAGCGGCAGAGGTTCTCTACGTGGGGGACCACCCGCAGAACGACACGCTGCCCGCGCATACGGCCGGACTGCGCACGGCGCACCTCCGGCGCGGCCCGTGGGGGCATCTGTGGGCGGATGACCCGCGGGTGATCGAGGCGGCGGACTACCGAGTCGACTCGCTCACAGATCTCACGGCAGCGCTCACGCGCTGA
- a CDS encoding PRC and DUF2382 domain-containing protein: MTQGEGFTNPDGLTGLTAYDRTGEKIGSVEQVYLDDRSGRPEWVTVKTGLFGMKQSFVPLAGARRQDDQLHVATTKEAVKDAPRIDADQHIEPGEEHELYAHYGLTRPEATTRGAAGGAPAAGMRGREGMRDREGMAGAGAGAGMAGAGAASRSMGRDDTRSDEMIRSEERLRVGTEEEVVGQARLRKVVVTEDVKTSVPLSHEEVRVVREPIREGDGTRANIGEAEAEVTLHAEKAVVRKESVPVERVRLETEKVTETEEVSDTVRKEQIEYDRAKGERGAKGEGWRDRKQGPRH; this comes from the coding sequence ATGACGCAGGGCGAAGGCTTCACCAACCCCGACGGGCTCACGGGTCTGACGGCCTACGACCGGACCGGCGAGAAGATCGGCAGCGTCGAGCAGGTCTATCTCGACGACCGCAGCGGCCGCCCCGAGTGGGTCACCGTCAAGACCGGACTCTTCGGCATGAAGCAGAGCTTCGTCCCGCTCGCCGGAGCCCGTCGCCAGGACGACCAGCTGCACGTGGCGACGACCAAGGAAGCAGTGAAGGACGCCCCCCGGATCGACGCCGACCAGCACATCGAGCCGGGCGAGGAGCACGAGCTCTACGCCCATTACGGGCTGACCCGGCCCGAGGCGACCACTCGCGGTGCGGCCGGTGGCGCGCCGGCTGCCGGTATGCGCGGCCGTGAGGGCATGCGCGACCGTGAGGGCATGGCCGGTGCGGGCGCGGGCGCCGGTATGGCCGGAGCGGGTGCCGCGAGCCGCTCCATGGGACGTGACGACACCAGGTCCGACGAGATGATCCGCTCCGAGGAGCGGCTGCGGGTCGGCACGGAGGAGGAAGTGGTCGGGCAGGCCCGGCTGCGCAAGGTCGTCGTCACGGAGGACGTGAAGACGTCCGTGCCGCTCTCGCACGAGGAGGTCCGCGTCGTCCGCGAGCCCATCCGCGAGGGCGACGGCACGCGCGCGAACATCGGCGAGGCCGAGGCCGAGGTGACCCTGCACGCCGAGAAGGCGGTCGTCCGCAAGGAGTCCGTGCCGGTCGAGCGCGTGCGGCTGGAGACCGAGAAGGTCACCGAGACGGAAGAGGTCTCGGACACGGTGCGCAAGGAGCAGATCGAGTACGACCGCGCCAAGGGCGAGCGCGGCGCGAAGGGCGAGGGCTGGCGTGACCGGAAGCAGGGCCCGCGCCACTGA
- a CDS encoding HAD family hydrolase: protein MTVTRIVASDLDRTLIYSAAALGLTMPDAAAPRLLCVEVYEGKPLSYVTETAAGLLDELARTAVFVPTTTRTREQYGRIHLPGPAPKFAVCANGGHLLVDGVSDPDWQTAVARRLAAECATLDEVRAHLVRTADPAWLLKERVAEDLFAYLVVERALLPEAWVKELAVWAEERGWTVSLQGRKLYAVPKPLTKSAAVREVARRAGAEEILAAGDSLLDADLLLAADRSWRPDHGELADTGFVAAGLTVLPERGIAAGEKIAGAFLSAVGSQ, encoded by the coding sequence ATGACCGTGACCAGGATCGTCGCCAGCGACCTCGACCGCACCCTCATCTACTCCGCCGCCGCGCTCGGCCTCACCATGCCGGACGCGGCGGCGCCGCGACTGCTCTGCGTCGAGGTGTACGAGGGCAAGCCGCTGTCGTACGTCACCGAGACCGCCGCCGGGCTCCTCGACGAGCTGGCCCGCACGGCCGTCTTCGTGCCGACCACGACGCGTACGCGCGAACAGTACGGACGCATCCATCTGCCCGGCCCCGCGCCGAAGTTCGCGGTCTGCGCCAACGGCGGGCACCTGCTCGTCGACGGCGTCTCCGACCCCGACTGGCAGACGGCGGTCGCCCGCCGTCTCGCCGCGGAGTGCGCGACGCTCGACGAGGTCCGCGCCCACCTCGTGCGCACCGCCGACCCCGCCTGGCTGCTCAAGGAACGCGTCGCCGAGGACCTCTTCGCGTACCTCGTCGTCGAGCGGGCGCTGCTGCCCGAGGCGTGGGTCAAGGAGCTCGCCGTCTGGGCGGAGGAGCGCGGCTGGACGGTCTCGCTGCAGGGCCGCAAGCTGTACGCCGTGCCGAAGCCGCTCACCAAGAGCGCGGCCGTGCGGGAGGTCGCGCGGCGGGCCGGGGCGGAGGAGATCCTCGCCGCGGGCGATTCGCTGCTCGACGCGGATCTGCTGCTCGCGGCGGACCGCTCGTGGCGGCCGGATCACGGGGAGCTCGCGGACACGGGGTTCGTGGCGGCGGGACTCACGGTGTTGCCGGAGCGGGGGATCGCGGCGGGGGAGAAGATCGCCGGGGCGTTCCTGTCGGCGGTGGGGTCCCAGTAA